One Candidatus Neomarinimicrobiota bacterium genomic region harbors:
- a CDS encoding TonB-dependent receptor: MKYRHLLTGLVIFIMAVQLVFAGTTGKISGLVTDARTGEPLPGVNVIIQGTNYGTATDLSGHFYILNVPPGIVTIDASFIGYARMSIQEVRVVVDMTTTTNISMQVEALQGQSIVVVETRPLVDSKSTNERRTIRSEDITNLPVRDADEIVALQTGAIRVGNNLHIRGGRLEEVAYYVDGVYQVNDFNRISRPQAAEVSSQALEELSFQAGGFDAEYGSATAGLINMSTKTGGRKFNIAGEIATDEFLPSEDGGTFLDKSDDGLFQTYSYGQNIYNLSINGPVLPDLTFYLNAEYQYNQDRRTTSGSHPESTYLGDLDSNGYATYDEYEVFAKYGPLPNNSETKLLATGNLLYAKKNIRIKIGGNIANTRWNSYGTTVASFDKAAFALESIPLWKSKTQAGYMRGTWTINSKTLLDFQVSSFNDGYETGHEKLWDDFFYYGLKEFPVDELDAIAALDDDERRQMLANEYDPIQYIIDHRSDFTEVDGNLVYQPALRQNGTDPSTSGAYADFSAPGTINSAYARNETGYWGMNTNLKMQRGVHELKVGGEFRQYLIRYYRLGAPERLASTFFNNTPRNQEEFATDLAAGDLALGDYTVYQDYIDNYWFQAYKNAYSENMGYSIDGSSLVNTALGDDRDGARRPTVAGVYLQDKVEMSDLIMNIGLRYDYIAANNFQFRDPSKIILDQEGAIAEQVYMDEDGIYSSYETTPFDATGTEQLTLRDPIHIISPRLGLAFPVTDRTVFHAQYGKYVQQPQLNRLFLSYTRFAANLSQGNYTTSGNPELEPVRTTSYEIGFQQAIGDAASLDMTVFYKQMTGYVQIRNVQDATPVIYARYVNGDYGSIKGLSTSFNLRRSGYVQATLNYTLQYAGGTGSTGAGQYKIAWQSGNYPSFVSPLDFDQRHTGSINVDFRTTSKDRIPEAGANLLFTFGSGRRYTPMAINSAVFPGTSDTPVAALNSGVMPWFYQMDLKLDKNFTVGPLRLNTYIWVKNLLDRSNVRDVEDGTGQANNDGWLTTDYGKAWLADENNSEELYRMRMVHPFNYENPRTFLLGVRFYMGN, translated from the coding sequence ATGAAATATCGTCACTTGCTGACTGGTTTGGTCATATTTATAATGGCAGTACAGCTAGTTTTTGCTGGAACCACTGGAAAAATTTCCGGTTTGGTAACCGATGCTAGAACCGGAGAGCCCCTTCCCGGTGTAAATGTTATAATTCAGGGTACTAATTACGGTACTGCTACAGATCTTTCAGGTCATTTTTATATCCTGAATGTTCCCCCTGGTATCGTAACAATCGATGCTTCTTTTATTGGTTATGCCAGAATGTCAATACAGGAAGTCCGGGTTGTGGTAGATATGACAACAACCACGAATATCTCCATGCAGGTAGAAGCCTTGCAGGGGCAAAGTATTGTTGTTGTGGAGACACGTCCTTTAGTGGATTCGAAATCAACCAACGAGCGTCGTACCATTCGAAGTGAAGATATTACCAATCTGCCTGTACGTGATGCCGACGAAATTGTTGCCCTCCAGACAGGTGCGATTCGTGTAGGAAACAACCTGCATATCCGTGGTGGAAGACTTGAAGAAGTCGCTTACTACGTTGATGGTGTCTATCAGGTAAATGACTTTAATAGAATTTCAAGACCACAGGCTGCTGAAGTGTCTAGCCAGGCTCTGGAGGAACTTTCCTTCCAGGCTGGTGGATTTGATGCTGAATATGGTTCAGCAACAGCTGGTTTGATCAACATGTCCACCAAAACTGGTGGCAGAAAATTTAACATCGCTGGTGAGATCGCAACGGATGAGTTTCTGCCTTCTGAAGATGGTGGAACGTTTTTGGATAAGAGTGATGATGGTCTTTTCCAAACGTACTCTTACGGTCAAAACATCTATAATTTATCTATTAACGGTCCCGTCCTTCCAGACCTGACATTTTACCTTAACGCAGAGTACCAGTATAATCAGGATAGAAGAACTACTTCAGGTTCACATCCAGAGTCAACGTATCTTGGTGATCTTGACTCAAATGGATATGCCACCTATGATGAATATGAAGTATTCGCAAAATATGGTCCCCTTCCAAACAATTCTGAAACCAAACTCCTGGCCACTGGAAACCTCCTCTATGCCAAGAAAAATATTCGCATCAAAATCGGTGGAAACATTGCAAACACCCGTTGGAATTCATATGGAACCACAGTCGCCTCTTTCGATAAGGCAGCCTTTGCTTTAGAGAGTATCCCACTGTGGAAAAGTAAGACCCAGGCTGGTTACATGCGAGGAACCTGGACAATCAATTCCAAGACCTTACTGGATTTTCAAGTGTCATCCTTTAACGATGGATACGAGACAGGTCATGAAAAACTGTGGGATGATTTTTTCTATTACGGTCTGAAAGAATTCCCTGTTGATGAGTTGGATGCAATAGCAGCCCTCGATGATGATGAGCGCAGGCAAATGCTGGCAAATGAATACGACCCGATTCAATACATAATTGATCATAGGTCAGACTTCACGGAAGTAGATGGCAATCTTGTCTATCAACCTGCCCTGCGTCAGAATGGAACTGACCCCTCAACTTCTGGTGCATATGCTGATTTTAGTGCACCTGGAACCATTAACTCCGCCTATGCAAGAAATGAAACGGGGTATTGGGGTATGAATACCAACCTGAAAATGCAGAGAGGGGTTCATGAGCTTAAAGTTGGTGGTGAGTTTAGACAATACCTGATCCGCTACTATCGTCTGGGAGCGCCAGAACGTCTGGCTTCCACATTCTTTAATAATACACCTCGCAACCAGGAAGAATTTGCTACAGATCTGGCCGCTGGTGATCTTGCCCTGGGAGACTATACAGTATATCAAGACTATATTGATAATTACTGGTTCCAGGCCTACAAGAATGCTTATTCAGAAAATATGGGTTACAGTATCGATGGTTCTTCCCTGGTTAATACAGCCCTTGGAGATGACCGAGATGGTGCTCGTCGTCCCACCGTTGCTGGAGTATATCTTCAGGATAAGGTTGAGATGAGTGACCTGATTATGAATATTGGTTTACGCTACGATTACATCGCTGCCAATAATTTTCAGTTCAGAGACCCATCCAAGATTATTCTTGATCAGGAAGGTGCAATTGCGGAACAAGTATACATGGATGAGGATGGAATTTACTCCAGTTACGAGACAACTCCCTTTGATGCTACTGGTACAGAGCAGCTGACGCTGAGAGACCCGATTCATATTATTAGCCCAAGACTGGGTCTGGCCTTTCCAGTGACTGATCGTACGGTTTTCCATGCTCAATATGGAAAATATGTACAACAGCCACAATTGAATCGCCTCTTTCTCAGTTACACACGTTTTGCAGCCAACCTGAGTCAGGGTAACTATACGACTTCTGGGAACCCAGAACTTGAGCCTGTACGTACAACTTCATATGAAATTGGATTCCAGCAGGCTATTGGCGATGCTGCCAGTCTAGATATGACGGTCTTCTACAAACAAATGACAGGTTATGTTCAGATCAGAAATGTCCAGGATGCAACACCTGTGATCTATGCACGTTATGTCAACGGTGACTATGGTAGTATCAAGGGACTGTCCACATCCTTTAACTTAAGAAGATCCGGATATGTCCAGGCTACCCTGAACTATACACTCCAGTATGCCGGCGGAACCGGTTCAACTGGAGCGGGTCAGTATAAGATCGCCTGGCAATCAGGAAATTATCCTTCATTTGTAAGCCCGCTTGATTTCGATCAACGTCATACTGGGTCAATCAATGTGGATTTCAGAACCACTTCAAAGGATAGAATCCCTGAGGCGGGTGCCAACCTGCTCTTCACATTTGGAAGTGGACGCCGCTACACGCCAATGGCCATTAATAGTGCAGTTTTCCCAGGAACCTCTGATACCCCAGTCGCCGCACTGAATTCCGGTGTGATGCCCTGGTTCTATCAGATGGATTTAAAGCTGGATAAGAACTTCACAGTGGGTCCCCTGAGACTTAACACCTACATCTGGGTTAAGAATTTACTGGATCGCTCTAACGTGCGAGACGTTGAGGATGGCACTGGTCAGGCAAACAACGATGGTTGGCTCACTACGGATTATGGAAAAGCATGGTTAGCTGATGAAAACAACTCTGAAGAATTGTACAGGATGCGCATGGTTCATCCTTTTAACTATGAGAACCCCAGGACCTTTCTGCTAGGTGTTCGATTTTATATGGGCAATTAG
- the clpX gene encoding ATP-dependent Clp protease ATP-binding subunit ClpX, giving the protein MAKVKPGKTCSFCGRPQEETGMLIASPTGSNICGRCIDQAQQIVKDESPGINKSFSLFSSIGEIPKPVEIKSHLDAYVIGQEHAKRAVSVAVYNHYKRIMVQDDVHDIDLEKSNILLMGPTGTGKTLLARALASFLDVPFAIADATVLTEAGYVGEDVENILVRLLQSADYDVQATEAGIIYVDEIDKISRRSANASITRDVSGEGVQQALLKILEGTVAQVPPKGGRKHPEQPLVSINTKNILFIVGGAFEGIEEIIARRRKKTLLGFSSFDEEQSKLKGAELLRVVEPEDLLQYGLIPELIGRLPVLAALEDLTREALHSILLEPRNALVKQYQKMFEMEGVELIIEEKALDAIIDEAEKVGTGARALRRSMEKVMQDIMFDLPDWDGIKKCVITGAVVKDGKPPRLS; this is encoded by the coding sequence CTGGCATGCTCATCGCCAGTCCAACAGGATCGAATATTTGTGGGCGATGTATTGATCAAGCTCAACAGATAGTTAAAGATGAATCTCCTGGAATAAACAAATCATTTAGTTTGTTTTCCTCCATTGGCGAAATACCCAAACCAGTTGAAATTAAATCTCATCTCGACGCCTATGTCATTGGTCAGGAGCACGCAAAACGAGCGGTTTCTGTCGCCGTGTATAATCACTATAAACGCATCATGGTTCAAGATGATGTGCATGATATTGATCTGGAGAAGAGTAACATATTACTCATGGGTCCAACAGGCACTGGCAAAACTTTACTTGCACGTGCATTGGCAAGTTTCCTGGATGTTCCATTTGCCATTGCTGACGCAACCGTCCTCACAGAAGCTGGTTATGTTGGTGAGGATGTAGAAAATATATTGGTTCGACTTCTTCAGTCAGCAGATTATGATGTTCAAGCCACAGAAGCCGGTATCATCTATGTAGATGAAATCGATAAAATTTCGCGCCGTTCTGCCAACGCATCCATCACCCGTGATGTTTCTGGAGAAGGTGTCCAACAGGCATTACTAAAGATATTGGAAGGGACCGTCGCCCAGGTACCGCCAAAGGGTGGTCGCAAACATCCCGAGCAACCCCTGGTTTCCATCAACACTAAAAACATTCTGTTTATTGTTGGAGGCGCATTTGAGGGCATAGAAGAGATCATTGCCCGTCGACGAAAAAAGACCCTGTTGGGTTTCTCCAGTTTTGATGAAGAACAGTCAAAATTGAAAGGGGCAGAACTTTTACGGGTTGTAGAACCTGAGGATTTGCTTCAGTATGGACTCATCCCTGAGCTTATTGGAAGACTACCTGTGTTGGCTGCATTGGAAGATCTCACCAGAGAAGCTTTGCATTCCATTCTTCTGGAACCACGCAATGCCCTGGTCAAGCAGTATCAAAAAATGTTTGAAATGGAAGGGGTTGAGCTCATCATTGAAGAAAAGGCTCTGGATGCCATTATTGATGAAGCTGAGAAAGTCGGTACAGGAGCTCGAGCTTTACGTCGATCTATGGAAAAGGTGATGCAGGATATTATGTTTGATTTGCCTGACTGGGACGGTATCAAAAAATGCGTAATTACTGGGGCAGTTGTAAAAGACGGCAAACCCCCCCGGCTTAGCTAA